The genomic segment TACAAGAAGAGAGAAGAGAGCGAGGCGAGGGCTAGAAGAAGTCAGCGGAGACGAGGGAGCGGTGCTGGTCTTCCTTCCAAGCCTTCTGCTGgtggcagcggcggcggcgtgcgAAAGGTGCGCTTCACCGAATCGGAAGCCAGCACAGTCGTGACGAACGTCTAAGGACAGTCGCAAAAGGGGTGCAAGCAGCGAAATTTTTCTGCGATGAGGCCTGGTAGTATTGGGCCTTGTCGTTTGGCTTTGGTATGGCCTAGGCTGAAGGAATGGCCACGAAAGGCTTCGTATGGCGTTAGGGATAAGGGGCGTTTATGAACCATATGGGTGCGTCTATGTACGAATGGACTTTTTTCTGGATTGCGGTTCATCACTTGGATGATGGCCAGCACGATATCCCCTTCACATCACGCAGCAAAGACTGCGACAGGAATTATAGGAAACAGGGGAACAAGGAAGAATGGATGGAATGATACAAATAGTCTTTCTTTTATACCCCCAAATCGAATGGATGATGATACAGTTATTTCAACACGCGTGCATCGCGGGCCAAAGCCACTCGCAGATGCCCTTCTCTTTCGCCCTTTGCGGAATGCTATTCATACAAGGCGTGGCCCGGCAAAGGATCCCTTTGGAGATGCCGACCTTTCTTCCTCTACACCACGAACGAGTTCCTTTCACCAGAACTTGTACCAAGACTTCTGGCCGGCGGCCTTGGCCTCCTCCTCTGCCTTTTTCTGCTCAGCCTGCTGCTTGAGCTGCTCGATCTCGCGGCGGCGCTTGTCGATCATGGTCTCCTGGTAGACCTCGACGGTGCGCTTCATCTTGACGCGCTCCTGCCGCCGCTTCATCTGGCAGTACTCGTAGGAGCCGATGCAGCCGATGAGGAAGCTGCCTACGGCCCAGTTTGCCGCCTTGATGGGTGAGCCTGGTCGAGAGTTTTAGTGGCTGGCTTTTGGTATGGATGAGGATGAGTACAGCGTAGGAAAAGGGGAGGAAATATAAGTGCGAGTGTGAGTGTGAGTATGAGTGTGAGTGTGAGTGTGAGTGTGAAGGTGAGTGTGAGTGTGAAGGTGAGATGATGTGAGAGGGGGATTCCCAAATTGAGACAAGGTAGAATAGGAATAATCAGGGGAGATCTACCTCCGAAGACATATCTGAATCCTCCAACACCAGCACCGCTGGCGATACCGGTGAGAAACCCGTCCCGCGCGCAAGGCGTCTGCGTGACGGAGAGGAAGTCGTCCGATTTGATGGTCTTGACGGCCTCGCCGATAGACGGGTACCCCGGCGCGGCGGCACCGTCCTGCGTCGGGAAGTTCTTCTGGAAGTCGGTCGGGTTGAGCTTAGGGTCGGACGCCTGCTCCGGTGATGGTGATGTTGGTGATGCCGTTGTAGGTGTTGTTGAACCGGGAGCTCCCTCCCCGACTGGGCCTTGGCTTGAACGGGACCAGAGGTATAGCTTCTGGCCTTCTTTCTTGGGGCCCGGGATGTTTGGTGAGTCTGCCATTACGTGCGAAGGTCTAGCTTTTATATTTGTCTAGTGTGAATGAGATGGAGCGCATCCGATGCTGGTTCTTGTGAATCCCGACGCTTGATTTTCGGTCCCCCGGTAAAGCTCTCAAAGTCTGCCCGTGGCCTGAGATGACGTCCACCGAATTTGGACCTCCACTCCCCCCCGTCGACGGTTCGTTGCTGGGCCGGTGTCCATGGTCCGTGCCTCTGCGTTTAAGTTCCCCTGCAGACTGAGTGTGCGCTGCACAGGCGCTGCGCAGCTGTCGCGCGGGATGTTGGGCTTAATTGAAGTGGGTCCCCCGGTCTCCTGTTCTGGCCTGCAGAACGTGCAGATTTCGCGTAAAGTCGCGACGGGGACGACGCGTCTTTGGCACCATCCTTTTTGTGCCCTGGACAACGAGTAATTGGATAGTGGCCCTCCACTCCCGTCCTCAATGCGCAAAAGCTCAATGCCTTTCGTTCTTGAATACTAGAGTGACAAATCCCACTCTCCCACTCGTCCAATTCCTATTCCTAGGATCGTCAATACCCCGTTTTCTCTCGGTTGTTCTTGGTTTTTTTCGTCACCAAGACAGACTTGCCTTTGTTTATTGGTCTTGACAGAgacggagagagagagagagccttCTTGATACCCACCACCAGTCCCTCATTGTCAAGTCTTCCCCACTGCTACGAACCTAGCCGTTTGTCTCTGTGGTCTTGTCTCATGACTCCATAGAGGCTGCGATTTCCTCGAGAGACCTCCGTTACCTAGAGTCCCTCGACGGAGATCTACACCGATCAACAAGATCCCTCGAGACATCCCCTTCCTACCGAAACCTCAACCACATAACAGCCGCCCACAATGCCCAACACGAGCCTACGGCGCCCGCAAAAGGGCTACCGCCGCGGCGGCAAGCAAGCCTACCACGGCCCCTCACGAACGACACGCACCTTCGCCGCCTCGGGCCGCAACGAGGCCACCTCGGCCGACGAGAAGTGGGAGCGCACCCGGCTGGCGCACCAAATCGACGAGAATATGGGTTTCGCCCGCTACGAGGGCGGCAAGCGCAAGGAGGGCTGGCTCGTCAACGTGCAGCCCACCTCGGTCGAGGACGACAGGAACCCCAACGGGCGGGCGGCGCTCGACTGTTACTTTATCGAGGACGACGGCGCGCACTTCAAGGCGACGGTCGAGTACGACCCCTACTTTTTGATTGCCGTGAAGAAGGGCCGCGAGAGCGAGGTCGAGGAGTGGCTGAAGCGCGTGCCTGGCGACGGCGTCGTCAAGACGATTAAGAGGGTGGACAAGGAGGATTTGAAGATGCCGAATCATCTGCTAGGGTACCGCCGCACGTTTCTGGAGCTGAGGTTTACGAATGTGGCGGATTTGATGGCGGCGAGGAAGGATATCATGCCCATTGCGGCGAAGAACAGGAAGAATGTGGATGCTTTGGACGCATATGCCGAGGTTTCAACGTAAGTCGTTGCCATGTTCTGGGGTTTATGAAGTGGGTTGACTGACATGCTTGCAGGATGAATGGCGACTTTGACCTTTTTGACGATTCACGAGATGACGATAGACGAACGAATGCTTCTTTTGCCGACGCCAGCGACTTCATTGTCGATATTAGAGAGTACGACGTGCCGTACCATGTAAGAGTAATGATAGATATGGGTAGGTTTGGGTCCTTCGGAGCTCGGAACCAGCCACGACTAACCAGTCCTGATTGCAGATATTCGGGTGGGAAAATGGTACTTCATCGACGTTAAGCACGGCGTCACAAAAATCACAACCAATGAGGACCGCCTGGCCATGGCAGACCCGGTAGTCATGGCCTACGATATCGAGACGACGAAACTGCCCCTCAAATTCCCCGACGCCGCCATCGACCAGGTCATGATGATTTCGTACATGATTGACGGGCAGGGTTTCCTGATCACGAACAGGGAAATCATCTCCGAGGACATTGGCGACTTTGACTACACCCCCAAGCCGGAATACCCAGGACCCTTTATGATTTTCAACGAACCGGACGAGAAGGCCGTGCTGGAGAGGTTCTTCCTACACATCAAGGAGGCGAGACCGACAGTCATTGCGACGTACAACGGTGACTTTTTCGATTGGCCCTTTGTGGACGCCCGAGCTAGCATCAACGGCATCGACATGTACCAGGAGATTGGTTGGAAGAAGGACAGCGAGGACCAGTACAAGTGCAGCTACAGCGTGCACATGGATTGTTTCCACTGGGTGAATCGTGACTCCTACCTGCCTCAGGGATCCCGAGGTCTGAAAGCCGTCACCGTCGCCAAGCTCGGTTACGACCCCGACGAGCTCGACCCCGAACTCATGACGCCATATGCCCAGGAACGCCCCCAGACCCTGGCCGAGTACTCAGTTTCCGATGCTGTGGCGACGTACTACCTGTACATGAAATACGTCCATCCCTTCATTTTCTCTCTATGCACGATTCTGCCGCTTGGTGGTGACGACACGTTGCGAAAGGGTACCGGTACCCTTTGCGAGATGTTGTTGATGGTGCAGGCCTACCAACAAGAGATTGTGTTACCAAACAAGCATGTGTCGCCAAGAGAAGCGTTCTACGAAGGACACTTGCTTGACTCAGAGACGTATGTCGGTGGCCACGTCGAAAGTATTGAAGCAGGTGTCTTCCGCGCGGATATTCCCGTAAATTTTGCGGTTGACACGGGTGCAGTTGATGAGCTGTTGAATGATTTGGACGCCGCGCTGAAATTCAGTATTACGGTGGAGGAAAAGAAGTCCATGGACGATATTGAAAACTATGACGAGATCAGGGAGCAAATCGCTTCTCGGTTGCGCGCATTGAAGGAGACACCGAACCGCAGCGAGCGACCCCTAATCTACCATCTCGACGTTGCGTCCATGTACCCCAATATCATGACGACGAACCGTCTGCAACCGGACTCCATGATCCAAGAGTCGGACTGTGCGGCATGCGACTTCAACCGCCCAGGCAAGACGTGCGATAGACGCATGCCGTGGGCGTGGAGAGGAGAGTACTTGCCGGCAAAGCGGGACGAGTACAACATGATCAGAAATGCTCTGGAGAATGAAAAGTTCCCCGGCAAGTGGCCGAATTCGCCTCAGAGGACGTTTCAGGATTTGTCTCCCGACGAGCAGACTGCTCTCCTGCGGAAGCGGTTGCAGATCTTTTCGCAAAAGGTTTACCACAAGATCCACGACTCGACAACGACTGTCAAGGAGGCCATCATCTGCCAGCGAGAGAATCCGTTCTACATCAACACCGTACGAGACTTCCGTGATCGTCGATACGATTACAAGGGTAAAGCCAAGGTCTGGAAGGGCAAAACGGAAGCCCTGAAGTCCTCTGGCGCAACCTCCAGCGAAGTTGATGCGGCTAAGAAGATGATTATTCTCTTCGACTCGCTGCAGCTTGCTCACAAGGTTATTTTGAATTCCTTCTATGGCTATGTCATGAGAAAGGGATCCAGATGGTATTCCATGGAAATGGCTGGTGTTACGTGTCTGACGGGAGCGACAATTATTCAGCTGGCCAGGTCGCTCGTTGAGCGATTGGGTCGTCCCTTAGAATTGGATACGGACGGTATCTGGTGTATGCTTCCCGCCACGTTCCCGGAAAACTTCGCCTTCAAGACCAAGGGAGGCAAGAAGGTCACCATCTCGTACCCCTGTACCATGTTGAACCATTTGGTTCACGCAAAGTTCACCAACCACCAGTACCAGACGCTCACAGACCCCAAGACTCTCAAGTACGAGACGCACAGCGACAACTCCATCTTCTTCGAAGTCGACGGCCCTTACAAGGCCATGGTCTTGCCGACTTCCAAGGAGGAGGACAAGAATTTGAAGAAGCGTTATGCAGTCTTCAACGACGACGGCAGTTTGGCCGAGTTGAAGGGTTTCGAAGTGAAGCGCAGAGGTGAGCTGAAGCTCATCAAGATCTTCCAGCAGCAAATCTTCAAGTTTTTTCTTGAAGGAGAAACTCTTGCCGAGTGCTATGCTGCCGTTGCCAAGGTTGCCAACCAATGGCTTGATGTATTGCACAGCAAGGGTGCAACGCTAGCGGACGAGGAACTCATGGAGCTTATTTCGGAGAACAGAAGCATGTCCAAGACCTTGGAGGAGTACGGTTCGCAAAAGTCAACTTCAATCACCACGGCGAAGCGTTTGGCAGACTTCTTGGGTGAACAGATGGTCAAGGACAAGGGATTGAATTGCAAGTTCATTATCTGCGCCAGACCCAAGAACGCGCCCGTCACCGAGCGAGCCATCCCGGTTGCCATCTTCTCTGCTGAAGAGACGACGAAGCGTTTCTACCTCAAGAAATGGCTCAAGGAGGAACCTGCGGACACCGACCCGAGAGCTCTATTGGACTGGGACTACTACCTCGAGCGCCTGGGATCCGTTATCCAGAAGCTCATCACCATCCCTGCTGCGCTCCAGAAAGTCAGGAACCCGGTTCCTCGTGTGGCTCACCCCGACTGGCTGCAACGCCGGATCAACATCAAGGACGATAAGATGAAGCAGAAGAAGCTCACCGACCTTTTCACCAAGGGGCCACTGGAAGACATCACCAACCGCAACGGTCGGTCCGCAACCGACATGGAGGACTTCGGCACACAGCTACTCAAGCCAAAGCCCGTGACGTCTGTGGTGGCCGCTTCACAGCCTACTGCCCAGAAGAGAAAGTCTCCCGAAGCTGCTGAGAGCACTGATCCCTTCGCCGCACTGCCCATGGTTATGCCCTCCCCCTCAGACGACTACATTGGCTTCTTGCAATACCAGAAGCAAAAGTGGAAGATTCAAAAGCAGGCTCGCATTCGAAGACGACAGCTTTTTGGAGACCGACGCGGCAACAACCAGAATAACATCCAAAACACGTTCATGAAGCAAGCCCATATGACTTACATGAGCAATTGGCAGCTGTTGCATCTCAAGCCGACGGAAACTCCTGGTATCGTCAACGCTCACGTTCTTATTGATGCAAAGATCCACTCGCTCAAGATCAAGGTCCCGCGACAGGTGTTCTTGAACTTGAGAAGTGGCGAAATGCCCGACGTTGATATCCCTGGCTGTGAGGTCGAGCAGGTCAACCACACGCTTCCGAATGGTCACTCTTCCGTTCACCTCTTCAAGCTTACGGTTCCTGAGGACGTCTACTTCAATGAGGCGGACAAGTTCTCGCTGCTGTTCAACCACCCCAGTGTCGAAGGCGTGTACGAGAAGCATTTGCCGCTGAATATTCGGGCTGTGCTTCAACTGGGTAATCTCTGCACCATTGACGAACAGCAACATGCAGTCCTCGGAAAGGGCCTGGAGCAAGGCTTCGATCTAAGTGGTCTCAAGCGTCCCCTGAAGGCGAAGACCTATCTTGAAACTTCACCCCTGGCATACATCTACGTTTCTCACGTCACTGCTGGCGACAAACAAATCTTTGGAGTCTTTTCTACACTGAAGGACGAGGCACATGTGATCATTCTGCAGAAGGGCAGAGACTCGGGCCAGGACCTCCCCAACATCTCCCGAATCTACACCGAGCTACTTGCTCGGCGAGGAGAAGAGGCGGAAGGCACGAATTGGCAGGATTGCTTTACCTACCAGGAGAAGCTCAACTTCAAAATCACCCAGGTCACGACAAGGCGAAAGGCGCATTTGGAACTCAGCGACGTCGTCAAGAAGATGAGAAAGGACGAGCTGCGACCACTCATGATGGTTATCCAATCATCCCAGCGCAACATGCTCATCAATGACGTTCCGATTCTCGGCGAGTTTCCAGTACTGCCGCTTAAGTATGATGCTGCGGATAGCTCCCTGCCGCCACTTGGCTGGCAAGCAGTCGTTGCTAGACGGCTTGTTGGGCATTATCTTGGTCTTGGCTCCTGGATCTTGCATCTTACAACACTCGCACGGTACGGAGAGGTTCCTCTCTGTAATCTCGAGCGAGAGGACCCGCGCTTCCTCATCGATATTGCCTATGCTAGAAGGTTGCAGAACAACAATGTTGTCCTGTGGTGGTCCGCAAGCCCTCGTCCCGACCATGCCGGTCACGAGAAAGATGACATTATCGGCCCGCTCGAAACTGTCCAGATGCCCTCGATCAACAACCCCGGCACCTTCTCCTCGGTCTGCATCGACTTGGAGGTCAGAAACCTAGCCATCAACACCATACTCACATCCTCTCTTATCAATGAGCTGGAAGGCTCCGAGTCTATTTCTTTCAATCCCGCCGGAGATGGTAACGCGGCTGGCGACGAAGTCATCTCGTCAGAAGGCACGTTTGCCAACGCTGGTGTGTTGGTTCTCCGAGAGATGGTGAAGAGTTGGTGGCAGGAGGCCTGCAAGGGCAACACCATGGCCGATGTCATGGTTCAGCACCTGGTCCGTTGGGTCGAGAATCCCGATTCCTTCCTGTATGACCGTGCTCTGCACTATTACGTGCAGATGATGTCCAAGAAGGCCTTCCAACAGCTCATGGCCGACTTCCGCCGAGTCGGCTCTCAGGTCATCTTTGCCAACTCGAACCGCCTTTTGCTTCAGACGACCAAGGCCGAGGTCGGTACCGCGTATGCCTACAGTCAGTACATTATCAAGTCGATCAAGAGCAAGCCCCTCTTCCACTTCATCGATCTTGAGATCAAGGAATATTGGGATTACCTAGTATGGTACGATGAGTTCAACTACGGCGGCAAAGCCTGTCAGGAGGTGGTGGAGGCAGAGCAGCAGACTCTCGACACCGTCATGCACTGGCAAATGGCGACATTCCTCCCTATCCGCCTGCAGCCCACTTTCCAGGACTGGGTCATTGAGTTCATCCAACTCATGCACAACCTCAAGCGCCCTCAAGACGGAGACTTCTCCTCGACGCCGCGCCTTACACAACTCCCGCAAAAGGCCCTTGCGGAGGGCGCCCAGGGACAAATTATCCTAGGCAAAGTCTTTGAGAAGCCCCTGAAGAAGGACATTGCCAACCTCGTCAACCTACAGAAGCGCGAGCTGCTCCACCCGGAGCTCGCGGAAGACTACTCCTTCCCCAAGCTCCCCGGCTCGCACCTCGCCCACCTCTCCTCGCGCAACGCCGTCCTCGAGCTCGTAAAGTCCCTGATGCAGGTCCTCTCCCTCGACAAGAACATCACCCTCGAAGCGCGCCTCCTGCGCAAAGAGCTGCTCGCCATGTTCGACGTGCGCGAGTTCAGCAAAGAAGGCGCCTTCCAGAACCCGAGCGAGAGCCTGAAGGTGATCCAGCTCAGCTGCGACAGCTGCACCATGGCGCGCGACCTCGACTTCTGCCGCGACGAGGACCTGTTGCCGGAGATTGGGCCCGACGGGCGGCGGCTGGGACCGGAGACGAGGCCTTGGCGGTGTACGTTTTGCGAGGCCGAGTATGATCGGAATGCGATCGAGGAGACGTTGTTGGCGAGCGTGGAGGCGTTTGTGGTGGAGTGGACTACGCAAGATCTCAAATGCGGCAAGTGTGGTGCGTTGAGGATGAACGAGTTTATGGAGCATTGTACGTGCAGCGGGACGTGGGTTGAGAGTGTCAAGAGGGCGGATATTGTGAGAAGGCTGAGTGTGTATTGGAGCGTGGCCAAGTTCTATGGGTTGAGGATGTTGTTGGAGGTTACGGAGGGGTTGAGGAAGGGTCTTTGAGGCCTCGTTGAGGGAAGAGGGAGGTGGGAATGGGCATGGGTAGGCGCGTTTGGGTTGCATTTGACGGCGTTATTGGGGATGTGAGACTTGTGGGAGGGATGATATACTAGATAGCCCTTTGAAAAAGCATGGGAGGCTGTGGTTTACGTGCTTGAATACGAATACTTAATTCAGGATATGGATGCAATCCCTGTGACTGTGAATGTGACTTGTTCGCGTTCTAAGGGGGGGAGGAATAGGGTATCGCTGAGCGGACCGAGACGGCTGTATGGCATCCGTGGTGACTTGGTCCAATATCGAGATTTGATGGAAGTCGTATCTAAAAGTCGTTCAGAATGTGAGAAGTTGAGTCTATCACATGTGCTATctacttaacttagattCCACGCCCCAACATCATATTCACCTCAGGATCACCTTCACCCGACCGCTCCAAACCCCTTTTCAGCCCGAAATCTGATTCACTGCTAGGTCAGACTTCTACGGTGCTCCTTTCAGACTTGAGCATTCTGGGATCCCTCGTTCATTAATGACGAAAACGTGCTTCGGGTCGTGAAGCTTATCTCTGTGAGACGCGCACTTGAAGCAGAGCCCAAAGTTTTTGTAACAATCATCGTCATCGCAAATGAGTAAAGCACCCCAAATCAGCTGGATTTATTGCCTGAATCAGCTCAAGATTGGTGCTATATCGGGACAGGGAAACTCACAGTATTGCAACCATCGCAAATCCGTCTTCCAGCGTGCTTGGAAAACGCTTTGGTGGATTCGACCTGAATTTGTCTGTCCTCCATCATGTCCTTGAACGCAGCGATGACAGTCTCAGGCGCGCCGTGGTGCTCCGCAATTTCCAGTACGTCCCACGTACGTTGGTTGCTATCGGTCACACATTCTGTCAGACCAGGACATCTCTTCCGAGCTGGGAACTTGATGATTTCAGCCTTCTCTTCCCATTTCTGAGGGATATCTTCGTGTCCGAGACCTCCGATGGAGGCCATTCGCGCTGCCCATTGGAGGGCCGACCACCCGTCGACGTCACGGCCGTCAACTAGGTTTGGATCCAGGTCGACGAGTCTCTCAACAAGTCCCAGATGCCCCGAATGTGCTGCGCAGTGCAGAATATCCCGTGATATTCTGTCCTTGTCCCATAACGAGGCCAAGAAGTCGTCCGCTCCGTAGTCGTCTAGTAGCATGTCAAACATCTCCAAGGCGAAGTCCTTTCTGGCACAAATTTTGAGCCACGCCGGTTGTCCGTTGCCGTCTGAGGTGTTGAAACTCCCACCCTTCTCAAGCAGGTATCGTATGAGTGATTCGTCGCCAGACCGGAACGTCTCTCCCATGGCACTGCGGAGGTAGCTTCCTGGACCGTCGATGTCGATCCCCCTTTGCTCGACAAGATATCTCACTCATCCCAAGTCGTTCTTGTTTACGTTGTTGCATGCCGCGTCGAGAAGGGTGCCCTGCATTCCATACCACGGGCCCGCATCACCGCCCAGCTCCAAGACCATTTCTACTTCTCCTACTTCACCGAACCTGCAACACCTGTGCACGGTGGACCCGTACCTGTCTGGACCCCTTTCGTTGACCGGAGTACCTTTGGAAATGAAGTATCTGCAGCTATCTTCGCGGCTCTTCTGCTCGCCATAGATCAGAGCGTTCAGTAGAGCGGTATGACCCCAGTTATCGGCGGCCTCAAAGCTGGCGCCGGCGTTAACCAAACGCCGGGTAAGACTGTAATCTTGCTTCGTCACGGCGTGAAAGAGAGGCGTGTAGTCGTTGTCATCTTTGGCCTCCTTGTCGGCTCCGTATTCCAGCAATACCGCGAGCGTATCGCCGCTGTGTGCGAGATGGAGCGGTGTCTGACCAGTCCCCGGGATTCTATGGTTGACGTTGGCCCCGTGCTCTAGTAACAGCCTCACGATATCCGTGTGCGAGTATAGACTCGCAACAGCTAGAGCAGTATATCCCCTCGTATCCGCCTTTTCTTTTTCGATATCCGAGGATGGCGTGAATTCGATGTCCGGGTCGCTGTGCTTCAACAACAACCTGGCACTTTCCGTCTTGCCGTACGTCGCTGCGAGGAAAAAGGCTGTACATTGGGTGTCGCCGAACTATGCCACGCAGTGATAGTCGGGCGGTGGCCACGCCTTGGTGACCAAATGTGCCACGACGGCCGGATAGTCATATGTCCCCTCCAAAGGAGACCAGTTTCGCGCCTTTGAAGGAATAGTCACGTCGGTTCTCTTGCCCCGCAGATATTCGACGACTTCTGGTCTCGATTGAAGTGTCGCTTCGTACAGCGGCGTCAGCCCCTTGGCATCGGTTCGAACGTTGACATCGGCGCCTCGTTTCACGAGGAACTCCACCATGGACAGCGTGCCCTCTTTCGCGGCCACGTAAAGAGGCGGTTAGCCTGCGGATTCTTGAGCGTTGATACTAACCCCGTAATCCAAGAACACTTAAGTCAGCTCCGTGTTATCTTGCTTCACAGCGTCACTCAAGTATTGCTCTTGACGCCCGTAATCAATCTCAACGCCCATGTCTAGAAGCAAGAGACAGACTTCCTCGGATGctattttctaaatagcaTGAGTCAAGCAATCCATAAGGATCTCATTGTCTCGGACAACATCAGCATGGCTGAGGAATACTCTCAAATTTTCCAGTGACGAGTGATCCACGGCCATGTAGAGACTCTCCTTGAGTCCTACACTGGAGAAATACCCGTTCTGAGACTGGCTCACCAGCAGCTTCTCCACAGCACTATGATTACCCGAGTAAAGAAGGGCTCGCAAAGATCGGGACGAGATATCTAATCTGAGCCGGCTCATAAGTGCAAGGACGTCCTTGCAATCGCATACGAGGCTTGCAATGAGCAAGATGTCAGCCTTTCCCCAGGCGAAGATATCAAGGACGTTTTTTGAAGATGACAACCATGATTCCGACACCATATCAGAGGCTTTGGGGTCTCAAATCAGTGATCTTGTCACTAGAAATGGACGTACTGGCTCAGCAGTTGCTACGGCTCCTGCAGCTGGCCTCGCAGCGCTTCTTATTCACTGCACCAAGTTGGGACACTACTATACCAATGCATGGAAAGGACCCGATACTCGCCGAAAAGAGACCATCACGCAGCAATTTGTCGATCAGATCGCAACTTACGAGGGCATGCAAAATGCTCTAGATAATCTGAGTTCTGGTAGTCGAAGTGGGACGAAGTATGCGAACCCAAGCAAGGATTTTGCATGTGCGATTCAGGATCTGAGGCAATATGATGTACAAGGTGGAGCAGCGAACAACTTGCCTCAGTCTCTAAAACCTATCGCAACTCTGTGCCGAAACTTATGCAGGATATGAAGGCGAAACCAAAGTTGTCTCGAAGAGCACATAATTAAGGTCGTTTGATCTAGCTCACTTGAAAGAACGTCGAATCCATGCAGTCCAGATAACCACTTTACGTTCTCTATTCGTATTCTAGAGCCTCCTTGATGTCGTGGAGAAATTGCTCAGGCGTCCCTCACGGTGAATCTCAAGTTCAGAGTCTCAACTTCTGGGTTCGCTCTGAAACTGAAACCGCTCGCGCCTCCCCATACTGTCACTTCCGTAATTACTTTCCGGCCAAATGTCGCTTTGTGCTGGATGAGGAACAAGGCCGGAGCGGCGCCGTGCGTGCTCCCGAGAATGGCCAATCCCGGCCGAGAATCCATTGAAAATGTCGCCCTCTCGCCCCAACCTGGCACCCTGCGGTACCCGGCGTCATACAGAGCCTGCGC from the Colletotrichum lupini chromosome 3, complete sequence genome contains:
- a CDS encoding DNA polymerase family B, giving the protein MPNTSLRRPQKGYRRGGKQAYHGPSRTTRTFAASGRNEATSADEKWERTRLAHQIDENMGFARYEGGKRKEGWLVNVQPTSVEDDRNPNGRAALDCYFIEDDGAHFKATVEYDPYFLIAVKKGRESEVEEWLKRVPGDGVVKTIKRVDKEDLKMPNHLLGYRRTFLELRFTNVADLMAARKDIMPIAAKNRKNVDALDAYAEVSTMNGDFDLFDDSRDDDRRTNASFADASDFIVDIREYDVPYHVRVMIDMDIRVGKWYFIDVKHGVTKITTNEDRLAMADPVVMAYDIETTKLPLKFPDAAIDQVMMISYMIDGQGFLITNREIISEDIGDFDYTPKPEYPGPFMIFNEPDEKAVLERFFLHIKEARPTVIATYNGDFFDWPFVDARASINGIDMYQEIGWKKDSEDQYKCSYSVHMDCFHWVNRDSYLPQGSRGLKAVTVAKLGYDPDELDPELMTPYAQERPQTLAEYSVSDAVATYYLYMKYVHPFIFSLCTILPLGGDDTLRKGTGTLCEMLLMVQAYQQEIVLPNKHVSPREAFYEGHLLDSETYVGGHVESIEAGVFRADIPVNFAVDTGAVDELLNDLDAALKFSITVEEKKSMDDIENYDEIREQIASRLRALKETPNRSERPLIYHLDVASMYPNIMTTNRLQPDSMIQESDCAACDFNRPGKTCDRRMPWAWRGEYLPAKRDEYNMIRNALENEKFPGKWPNSPQRTFQDLSPDEQTALLRKRLQIFSQKVYHKIHDSTTTVKEAIICQRENPFYINTVRDFRDRRYDYKGKAKVWKGKTEALKSSGATSSEVDAAKKMIILFDSLQLAHKVILNSFYGYVMRKGSRWYSMEMAGVTCLTGATIIQLARSLVERLGRPLELDTDGIWCMLPATFPENFAFKTKGGKKVTISYPCTMLNHLVHAKFTNHQYQTLTDPKTLKYETHSDNSIFFEVDGPYKAMVLPTSKEEDKNLKKRYAVFNDDGSLAELKGFEVKRRGELKLIKIFQQQIFKFFLEGETLAECYAAVAKVANQWLDVLHSKGATLADEELMELISENRSMSKTLEEYGSQKSTSITTAKRLADFLGEQMVKDKGLNCKFIICARPKNAPVTERAIPVAIFSAEETTKRFYLKKWLKEEPADTDPRALLDWDYYLERLGSVIQKLITIPAALQKVRNPVPRVAHPDWLQRRINIKDDKMKQKKLTDLFTKGPLEDITNRNGRSATDMEDFGTQLLKPKPVTSVVAASQPTAQKRKSPEAAESTDPFAALPMVMPSPSDDYIGFLQYQKQKWKIQKQARIRRRQLFGDRRGNNQNNIQNTFMKQAHMTYMSNWQLLHLKPTETPGIVNAHVLIDAKIHSLKIKVPRQVFLNLRSGEMPDVDIPGCEVEQVNHTLPNGHSSVHLFKLTVPEDVYFNEADKFSLLFNHPSVEGVYEKHLPLNIRAVLQLGNLCTIDEQQHAVLGKGLEQGFDLSGLKRPLKAKTYLETSPLAYIYVSHVTAGDKQIFGVFSTLKDEAHVIILQKGRDSGQDLPNISRIYTELLARRGEEAEGTNWQDCFTYQEKLNFKITQVTTRRKAHLELSDVVKKMRKDELRPLMMVIQSSQRNMLINDVPILGEFPVLPLKYDAADSSLPPLGWQAVVARRLVGHYLGLGSWILHLTTLARYGEVPLCNLEREDPRFLIDIAYARRLQNNNVVLWWSASPRPDHAGHEKDDIIGPLETVQMPSINNPGTFSSVCIDLEVRNLAINTILTSSLINELEGSESISFNPAGDGNAAGDEVISSEGTFANAGVLVLREMVKSWWQEACKGNTMADVMVQHLVRWVENPDSFLYDRALHYYVQMMSKKAFQQLMADFRRVGSQVIFANSNRLLLQTTKAEVGTAYAYSQYIIKSIKSKPLFHFIDLEIKEYWDYLVWYDEFNYGGKACQEVVEAEQQTLDTVMHWQMATFLPIRLQPTFQDWVIEFIQLMHNLKRPQDGDFSSTPRLTQLPQKALAEGAQGQIILGKVFEKPLKKDIANLVNLQKRELLHPELAEDYSFPKLPGSHLAHLSSRNAVLELVKSLMQVLSLDKNITLEARLLRKELLAMFDVREFSKEGAFQNPSESLKVIQLSCDSCTMARDLDFCRDEDLLPEIGPDGRRLGPETRPWRCTFCEAEYDRNAIEETLLASVEAFVVEWTTQDLKCGKCGALRMNEFMEHCTCSGTWVESVKRADIVRRLSVYWSVAKFYGLRMLLEVTEGLRKGL